The following proteins are encoded in a genomic region of Clostridium kluyveri:
- the cphA gene encoding cyanophycin synthetase, translating into MRIDDFIIFEGRNIFAHKKCIKMSVDLEGYGETPTNKIPEFNERLLKTIPELEKHRCGINERQGFKKRLIEGTYLAHVCEHIIIAVENNLGIDVSYGKSREIRGDKYYIIYEYIYKNTAVEVGKIAVNLINSFIKGTDYNFNEAMCHLEEVLKYEKIGSSTLCILLEAKKRGIPITRIGNESMFRLGYGKYSKIIEATISCDTKAVGVDISCDKMLTKEMLKNQCLPVAEGGRIKNPLELFITAKEIGYPIVLKPCCGNQGRGVFVNIQNEKQAMEAYNILSKSFRDIMMEKNIYGKDFRVCVVDGNVVAVSERIPPYVIGDGVKTVMELIEDINKDTMRGEGHEKPLTRIKIDEELKAYINKNNYTLDSILPKDKRLTLRENGNLSTGGKSIDCTDLICKENIDICERAASTIGLDICGIDICCSDIGKPLFESGGAIIEVNAAPGIRMHHYPGKGKSRNVAGAILDMLFPKSKSIPLVSVTGTNGKTTTTRLIAHILSKARYKVGMTTTGGIYIDNKCLCRGDTTGYLSAKTVLENEEVEAAVLETARGGIIKKGLAYDLADVAVITNITEDHLGIDGIYSLEDLAYVKALVGEAVKKKGYVVLNADDLVSKNIINRMKSNIIMFSKDKNNLILRNNINMGGYGVYIDQSIMYLEKKNKIIPIISVEDIKISLGGKLVYNIENAMAACAAAIGLNIDYSVIKEGLKSFYCDACFNPGRFNVYDLNGVKVVLDYGHNVEGYKSVINAAKNFNYKRLVGIIGVPGDRNDESVEKVGRIAGKSFDYIYIKEDKDKRGRKSGTIASILKKGIIKTGFSTKKVETILNEKMALEKAINTAKEGDFIIIFFEEMESLVKLLDNRLDEINKKLNSIAMI; encoded by the coding sequence ATGAGAATAGATGATTTTATAATTTTTGAGGGAAGAAATATATTTGCTCATAAAAAGTGCATAAAAATGTCTGTAGATTTGGAGGGATATGGTGAAACTCCAACTAATAAAATACCAGAATTCAATGAAAGATTATTAAAGACCATACCGGAATTGGAGAAACATAGATGCGGTATAAATGAAAGACAGGGTTTTAAAAAGAGATTAATAGAAGGAACCTATTTAGCCCATGTCTGTGAGCACATCATAATTGCTGTGGAAAATAACTTAGGTATTGATGTATCATATGGCAAGTCAAGAGAGATAAGAGGAGATAAGTATTATATAATATATGAATATATATATAAAAATACAGCAGTGGAAGTTGGAAAAATAGCTGTTAATTTAATAAATTCTTTTATAAAAGGAACAGATTATAATTTTAATGAGGCTATGTGTCATTTGGAAGAAGTATTAAAATATGAAAAGATAGGTTCTAGCACATTATGTATACTATTAGAAGCTAAAAAAAGAGGGATACCTATAACTAGAATAGGAAATGAAAGTATGTTTCGATTAGGATACGGCAAATATAGTAAAATTATAGAAGCTACCATATCTTGTGATACAAAGGCTGTAGGTGTAGATATATCCTGTGATAAGATGTTGACTAAAGAAATGCTTAAAAATCAATGTTTACCTGTAGCTGAAGGGGGAAGGATAAAAAATCCATTGGAATTGTTTATAACAGCCAAGGAAATAGGGTATCCTATAGTGTTAAAACCTTGTTGTGGGAATCAAGGTAGAGGAGTATTTGTAAACATACAAAATGAAAAACAAGCCATGGAGGCTTATAATATATTATCTAAAAGTTTTAGAGATATAATGATGGAAAAGAACATATATGGTAAGGATTTCAGAGTATGTGTGGTTGATGGCAATGTGGTAGCTGTATCTGAGAGGATACCTCCATATGTTATAGGAGATGGAGTAAAAACTGTAATGGAATTGATAGAAGATATAAATAAAGATACTATGAGAGGAGAGGGGCATGAGAAGCCTTTAACTAGAATAAAAATAGATGAAGAATTAAAAGCTTATATAAATAAAAATAATTATACTTTAGATAGTATTCTTCCAAAGGATAAGCGGCTTACACTAAGGGAAAATGGAAACTTATCTACAGGAGGAAAATCAATAGATTGTACAGATTTAATATGTAAGGAAAATATAGATATTTGTGAAAGGGCAGCAAGTACTATTGGATTGGATATATGTGGCATAGATATCTGTTGTAGTGATATTGGCAAGCCTTTATTTGAAAGTGGCGGAGCCATAATAGAAGTAAATGCAGCACCAGGTATTAGAATGCATCATTATCCGGGAAAAGGTAAGAGTAGAAATGTAGCAGGAGCCATACTAGATATGTTGTTTCCTAAATCTAAATCTATACCATTAGTTTCAGTTACAGGAACTAATGGCAAGACTACTACCACTAGGCTTATTGCACATATTTTAAGTAAGGCGAGATATAAAGTAGGCATGACTACTACAGGAGGAATATATATAGATAATAAGTGTCTATGCAGGGGAGATACTACAGGATACTTAAGTGCTAAAACTGTTTTAGAAAATGAAGAAGTAGAAGCGGCAGTATTAGAAACTGCAAGAGGTGGCATAATAAAAAAAGGGCTTGCTTATGATCTGGCAGATGTGGCAGTAATAACTAATATAACAGAAGATCATCTAGGTATTGATGGAATATATAGCCTGGAGGATTTAGCATATGTAAAAGCTTTGGTTGGAGAGGCTGTAAAGAAAAAAGGATATGTAGTTTTAAATGCAGATGATTTAGTAAGTAAAAATATAATTAATAGAATGAAAAGTAATATTATAATGTTTTCAAAAGATAAGAACAATTTAATTCTCAGGAACAATATAAATATGGGAGGGTATGGTGTATATATTGATCAGTCCATTATGTATTTAGAGAAAAAAAATAAAATTATACCTATTATATCCGTAGAGGACATAAAGATATCCTTAGGTGGAAAATTAGTTTACAATATAGAAAATGCCATGGCTGCTTGTGCAGCTGCAATTGGACTTAATATAGATTATTCTGTTATAAAGGAAGGATTGAAAAGTTTTTATTGTGATGCTTGTTTTAATCCTGGAAGGTTTAATGTATATGATTTAAATGGAGTAAAAGTAGTTTTAGATTATGGTCATAATGTAGAAGGATATAAGTCAGTGATAAATGCGGCTAAAAATTTTAATTATAAAAGGTTGGTTGGAATAATTGGAGTACCAGGGGACAGAAATGATGAAAGCGTTGAAAAAGTTGGTAGGATCGCAGGAAAAAGCTTTGATTACATATATATTAAAGAGGATAAAGACAAAAGGGGTAGGAAATCTGGAACCATAGCTTCCATATTAAAGAAAGGTATAATAAAAACAGGTTTTAGCACAAAAAAAGTAGAGACCATATTAAATGAAAAAATGGCTCTGGAAAAGGCAATAAATACTGCTAAAGAAGGAGATTTTATAATAATATTTTTTGAGGAAATGGAATCTTTAGTAAAACTATTAGACAATAGATTGGATGAAATAAATAAAAAGTTAAATTCCATAGCCATGATATAG
- a CDS encoding cyanophycinase, with product MEEKLEGNLIIIGGAEDKTGEKKILKEVCNKLAKDRDILVIATIASEVPEELGNEYYKIFTQLGIKNVRILNIVDRKGAFATNSIKTIENASLIFFTGGDQLRITSLIGGTPLYSKIQELYENGCTFVGTSAGASIMSDTMIITGPNDESPKKCTLKMAPGLGFIKGVIIDQHFAQRGRIGRLLVGIAENPQSLGIGIDEDTAIIVKDNGQFVVMGSGAVYVIDGSDITYSNVSEQYPDDILSIFNVKVHVLKQGNRFNFTSKLPS from the coding sequence TTGGAAGAAAAATTGGAAGGAAATTTAATAATAATAGGAGGAGCAGAAGATAAAACTGGTGAAAAAAAAATATTAAAAGAGGTTTGCAATAAATTAGCAAAAGACAGAGATATACTTGTAATTGCTACTATTGCCTCTGAAGTACCTGAGGAGTTGGGAAATGAATATTATAAAATATTTACACAACTAGGTATAAAAAATGTGAGAATATTAAATATAGTAGATAGAAAAGGTGCTTTTGCTACGAACAGCATAAAGACAATAGAAAATGCTTCATTAATATTCTTTACAGGAGGAGATCAGCTTAGGATAACAAGTCTTATAGGCGGAACACCATTATATTCAAAAATTCAAGAACTATATGAAAATGGATGTACTTTTGTTGGAACTTCTGCAGGAGCTTCTATTATGAGCGATACTATGATAATAACAGGTCCTAATGATGAATCTCCGAAAAAATGTACTTTGAAGATGGCTCCCGGATTAGGATTTATAAAAGGAGTAATTATTGATCAGCACTTTGCGCAAAGAGGAAGAATAGGAAGGCTTTTAGTGGGGATAGCGGAAAATCCTCAAAGTTTGGGTATTGGAATAGATGAGGATACAGCTATTATAGTTAAAGATAATGGGCAATTTGTGGTAATGGGCTCTGGAGCAGTATATGTGATAGATGGCTCTGATATAACTTACAGCAATGTATCAGAACAATATCCAGATGATATATTGTCCATATTTAACGTAAAAGTACATGTGCTTAAACAGGGAAATAGATTTAATTTTACAAGTAAATTACCTTCATAA
- a CDS encoding DUF3794 and LysM peptidoglycan-binding domain-containing protein, whose amino-acid sequence MDIDFVKENIECEQMLSENFSDTIIKEEYVIPDTHPDVTDILILEARPVITNKEVMEDKIFLEGKVEYTILYRAKEDEDMGIYSVIYTGNFSNYVEMPGAEHMMSCDSNCYVEHMNCTAVNERKVSIEGIIKLKAEVYKKYNFEVIKDITGSENVQMLKNPATIDKIVGTVSGDLVAKTEIPIPMDKPQVGSILQYDVNVHKKNITILEDRIAIEAYVLIRFLYRGKDTKDIVCVERDVLVNKELPLEGALPSMESYTDFNISEVERDVREDDLGENRTIEVEALITANTKVMYKEDIDIIEDAYSPSNLMQMDRKDYGLNVVHGQNTVPSIIKSNIELEGKSNPVEILMCYGDVCITDKKIVEDKVIVEGVLNVKVLYKDSDNQVNKICDEIPFSCSVDIPDSKIDMQCISKISLESIEASIEIDTIAIKAVVEVYARVNYVTRKEFLVDIEAIEGEFPTKKSSLTIYVIQQDDTLWKIAKKYYTTIENLIKLNNIEDPDIIKVGGKLIIPGRAII is encoded by the coding sequence ATGGATATAGACTTTGTTAAGGAAAATATAGAATGTGAACAGATGCTGTCTGAAAATTTCTCTGATACTATTATAAAAGAAGAATATGTAATACCAGATACTCACCCGGATGTAACAGATATCTTAATTCTTGAAGCGAGACCTGTTATAACTAATAAGGAAGTAATGGAAGATAAAATATTTTTGGAGGGTAAAGTTGAATATACTATACTTTATCGCGCTAAAGAAGATGAGGATATGGGTATTTATAGTGTGATTTATACTGGAAATTTTTCTAACTATGTAGAAATGCCAGGAGCAGAGCATATGATGTCCTGTGATTCTAATTGTTATGTGGAGCATATGAATTGTACAGCTGTAAATGAAAGAAAAGTATCTATTGAAGGAATCATAAAATTAAAGGCAGAAGTATATAAAAAATATAATTTTGAGGTTATAAAAGATATTACAGGTTCTGAAAATGTACAGATGTTAAAAAATCCTGCTACTATAGATAAAATAGTAGGTACGGTTTCGGGAGATTTAGTAGCAAAGACTGAGATACCAATACCTATGGATAAACCGCAGGTAGGAAGTATATTGCAATATGATGTGAATGTGCATAAAAAAAATATAACAATATTAGAAGATAGAATAGCTATAGAAGCTTATGTACTTATAAGATTCCTTTATAGAGGAAAAGATACTAAGGATATTGTATGTGTGGAAAGAGATGTGCTTGTAAATAAGGAACTTCCGCTAGAGGGAGCACTTCCTTCCATGGAAAGTTATACTGACTTTAATATAAGTGAAGTGGAACGGGATGTTAGGGAGGATGATTTGGGAGAGAATAGAACTATTGAAGTAGAAGCTCTTATAACAGCTAATACCAAGGTTATGTATAAAGAAGATATTGATATAATAGAGGATGCCTATTCTCCATCTAATCTTATGCAAATGGACAGAAAAGATTACGGATTGAATGTAGTTCATGGACAGAACACTGTTCCTAGTATAATTAAATCCAATATAGAATTAGAAGGTAAGTCTAATCCTGTGGAAATACTTATGTGTTATGGAGATGTATGTATTACCGATAAAAAAATAGTAGAGGATAAAGTTATTGTCGAAGGAGTTTTAAACGTAAAAGTATTGTATAAAGATTCGGATAACCAGGTAAATAAGATTTGCGATGAAATACCTTTTAGTTGTAGTGTAGATATACCTGACAGTAAAATCGATATGCAGTGTATATCGAAAATATCTTTAGAAAGTATAGAAGCAAGTATAGAAATAGATACCATAGCTATAAAAGCAGTAGTTGAAGTTTATGCAAGAGTAAATTATGTTACCAGAAAAGAATTTTTAGTAGATATAGAGGCCATTGAGGGAGAATTCCCTACTAAAAAGTCTAGTTTGACTATATATGTGATTCAACAGGATGATACTCTGTGGAAAATAGCGAAGAAGTACTACACCACTATAGAAAATTTAATAAAATTAAATAATATAGAGGATCCAGATATTATAAAAGTAGGAGGAAAACTTATTATACCTGGAAGGGCTATAATATAA
- a CDS encoding Veg family protein, which produces MDGSNVLASIRENIENHVGDKVTLKANGGRRKVFINKGIIEKAYPSIFVIRLENDTQRKVTYSYSDVLTKTVQLVFSV; this is translated from the coding sequence ATGGATGGTTCGAACGTATTAGCTTCTATAAGAGAGAATATAGAAAATCATGTAGGAGATAAGGTAACCTTAAAAGCAAATGGGGGTAGGAGAAAAGTTTTTATAAATAAAGGAATAATAGAAAAAGCTTATCCTAGCATATTTGTAATTAGGTTAGAGAATGACACCCAAAGGAAAGTGACATATAGTTATTCGGATGTTTTAACTAAAACAGTTCAATTGGTTTTCTCAGTGTAA
- the yabG gene encoding sporulation peptidase YabG: MKIGDVVVRKSYNKDITFKIIDSKHTKEGVIYSLKGINLRIIADSKEDDLEVIPENTLTEEEKVFNKQVNESIKNILMNRGGFRYRGNSRQEYNVTKFASHNSKNELAFGRPGRILHIDGDAEYLDVCIKVYKQLLLDVVGKNIVEKEQPTKVIELVKEVKPDIIVITGHDAIVKDTQDYMDLNNYKNSKYFVQTVSELRNYKSNYDDLVIFAGACQSCYEKILDSGANFASSPSRVLIHCLDPVFLCEKIAYTNIEKVVSIQEALQNTITRTNGIGGLQTRGKYREGFPKSPYV, translated from the coding sequence ATGAAAATAGGTGATGTAGTGGTAAGAAAATCCTATAATAAAGATATAACTTTTAAAATAATAGATTCAAAACATACTAAAGAGGGTGTTATATATAGTTTGAAAGGGATAAATTTAAGGATAATTGCAGATTCCAAAGAAGATGACTTAGAAGTTATCCCTGAAAATACCCTCACAGAAGAGGAAAAAGTATTTAATAAACAAGTGAATGAATCAATTAAGAATATTTTAATGAATAGAGGGGGATTTAGATATAGGGGTAATTCTAGGCAGGAATATAATGTAACAAAATTTGCATCCCATAACTCTAAAAATGAATTGGCTTTTGGAAGACCCGGAAGGATTCTTCACATAGATGGAGATGCAGAATATTTAGATGTATGTATTAAAGTATATAAGCAGCTTTTACTAGATGTAGTTGGTAAAAATATAGTGGAAAAGGAACAACCTACAAAAGTTATAGAATTAGTAAAAGAAGTTAAACCAGATATAATTGTAATTACAGGACATGACGCTATAGTAAAAGATACACAGGATTATATGGATTTAAATAATTACAAAAATTCCAAATATTTCGTTCAAACAGTATCAGAACTCAGAAATTATAAATCTAATTACGATGATTTAGTGATATTTGCAGGAGCCTGTCAATCCTGCTATGAAAAAATTTTAGATTCAGGTGCAAATTTTGCAAGTTCACCTAGTAGAGTACTTATACATTGTTTAGATCCAGTGTTCTTGTGTGAAAAAATAGCTTATACTAATATAGAAAAGGTTGTGTCAATTCAAGAAGCCCTGCAAAATACTATAACAAGAACCAATGGTATAGGAGGACTACAGACAAGAGGGAAATATAGAGAGGGATTTCCAAAATCACCATATGTATAA